From one Phycodurus eques isolate BA_2022a chromosome 19, UOR_Pequ_1.1, whole genome shotgun sequence genomic stretch:
- the vstm4b gene encoding V-set and transmembrane domain-containing protein 4 isoform X1, producing MVSSLVLALLVQALFGDLCSAINVTISPSPFTVVQEGQNVTLSCVVSQRRRNTALPVVKWTFLPAGSDRPDDELLIARVNMRKARFYGNYTKSFSWPKMKLTVVKQGKIFDLLILNVSEGDRGLYICRVQEFKKQQDRWKASSNSTATTELRVHVFPATEAKDSLWTLFEDVHLCAVLICSVGLLCMCMFTVTVTCQCIQRKQRLKDNYHLVKSSRNSSGETVTSVVSVSPALPKKERRYSKKRSRDYRDEIPPAIPAKVPIGDKARKPKLLKPQPRKVLLPKIVEENLTYAELDLVKPIPEAKASRNGTVYAQILFGEQQL from the exons ATGGTCTCCTCTCTGGTCTTGGCTCTCCTGGTTCAAGCATTGTTTGGAG ATTTGTGTTCCGCCATCAACGTTACCATCAGTCCTTCCCCCTTCACAGTGGTCCAGGAGGGCCAAAACGTCACACTCTCGTGTGTCGTGTCCCAGCGGCGGCGCAATACCGCATTGCCCGTCGTGAAATGGACCTTCCTGCCGGCGGGCTCAGACCGGCCAGATGACGAACTTCTCATCGCTCGGGTCAACATGAGAAAGGCCCGCTTCTATGGAAACTACACCAAGAGTTTCTCGTGGCCCAAGATGAAGCTGACGGTGGTGAAGCAGGGCAAGATCTTTGACTTGTTGATCTTGAATGTGTCCGAGGGAGACCGAGGTCTTTACATATGTCGGGTTCAGGAGTTCAAAAAGCAACAGGATCGCTGGAAGGCCTCGTCCAATTCCACGGCTACAACTGAACTCAGAG TACATGTGTTTCCGGCCACAGAGGCCAAAGACAGCCTGTGGACCTTGTTTGAAG ACGTTCACCTTTGTGCTGTACTGATTTGCTCCGTGGGACTgctgtgcatgtgcatgttcaCAGTGACCGTAACCTGCCAGTGCATACAGAGGAAGCAGCGGTTAAAAG ATAATTACCACTTAGTCAAAAGCTCTCGGAATAG CTCAGGAGAAACTGTCACCAGTGTGGTCAGTGTGTCTCCTGCCTTGCCAAAGAAGGAGAGGCGATACAGTAAGAAAAGGAGCAGAGATTACAGAGATGAAATACCACCAGCGATACCAGCAAAAG TTCCTATTGGAGACAAAGCAAGGAAACCCAAACTTTTAAAACCGCAACCAAGGAAAGTACTTTTG CCTAAAATAGTGGAGGAAAATCTGACCTACGCAGAGTTGGATCTGGTAAAGCCAATTCCAGAAGCAAAAGCGTCGCGGAATGGCACAGTGTACGCTCAGATACTTTTTGGGGAACAGCAGCTATAG
- the lrrc18b gene encoding leucine-rich repeat-containing protein 18: MPKKKGNIPRSKAFTSKMALNCVQLTPDGRQRLNLSFKALDAVPACIQSLCRVDELILSRNLIISLPDFIHDFINIQVLDLHSNYLEQIPPSLGLLKNLVILNLCNNRLTQVPKELGLLQNLQMLYMGLNRLQMLPTAIGNLKELVYIGLSDNKFASVPKCLAQLQKLEKVNLDRNPFPPPPGEKKVEIPRKFHLAHACDLCENCLNNCRTDRRKLVEATQIKEPTSGHVA; this comes from the exons ATGCCCAAAAAGAAAGGCAACATTCCAAGAAGCAAGGCATTTACTTCCAAAATGGCGCTGAATTGCGTACAGCTGACACCGGATGGCAGACAGCGCCTCAATCTCAGTTTCAAGGCGTTGGACGCAGTTCCAGCATGCATCCAGAGTCTGTGCCGAGTGGATGAACTGATCCTGAGCAGGAACCTCATCATCAGCCTCCCGGACTTTATTCATGATTTTATCAACATCCAAGTTTTGGACCTGCACAGCAACTAT CTGGAGCAGATCCCTCCGTCCCTCGGCCTCCTGAAGAACCtggtcattttgaatttgtgcAACAACCGTCTAACGCAAGTCCCCAAGGAGCTCGGCCTTCTGCAGAACCTCCAGATGCTTTACATGGGCCTCAACCGTCTtcaaatgcttcccaccgccaTTGGTAACTTGAAGGAGCTCGTTTATATCGGCCTCTCTGACAACAAATTTGCTTCTGTGCCCAAGTGCCTCGCACAGCTCCAAAAGCTGGAAAAAGTCAACCTGGACAGAAATCCCTTTCCCCCGCCCCCCGGCGAGAAGAAAGTTGAAATCCCAAGGAAGTTTCACCTGGCTCATGCATGCGACCTATGCGAAAACTGCCTTAATAACTGCAGAACAGATAGAAGAAAGCTCGTGGAAGCAACACAAATTAAGGAACCCACTTCAGGGCATGTGGCATGA
- the vstm4b gene encoding V-set and transmembrane domain-containing protein 4 isoform X2, producing MVSSLVLALLVQALFGDLCSAINVTISPSPFTVVQEGQNVTLSCVVSQRRRNTALPVVKWTFLPAGSDRPDDELLIARVNMRKARFYGNYTKSFSWPKMKLTVVKQGKIFDLLILNVSEGDRGLYICRVQEFKKQQDRWKASSNSTATTELRVHVFPATEAKDSLWTLFEDVHLCAVLICSVGLLCMCMFTVTVTCQCIQRKQRLKAQEKLSPVWSVCLLPCQRRRGDTVRKGAEITEMKYHQRYQQKFLLETKQGNPNF from the exons ATGGTCTCCTCTCTGGTCTTGGCTCTCCTGGTTCAAGCATTGTTTGGAG ATTTGTGTTCCGCCATCAACGTTACCATCAGTCCTTCCCCCTTCACAGTGGTCCAGGAGGGCCAAAACGTCACACTCTCGTGTGTCGTGTCCCAGCGGCGGCGCAATACCGCATTGCCCGTCGTGAAATGGACCTTCCTGCCGGCGGGCTCAGACCGGCCAGATGACGAACTTCTCATCGCTCGGGTCAACATGAGAAAGGCCCGCTTCTATGGAAACTACACCAAGAGTTTCTCGTGGCCCAAGATGAAGCTGACGGTGGTGAAGCAGGGCAAGATCTTTGACTTGTTGATCTTGAATGTGTCCGAGGGAGACCGAGGTCTTTACATATGTCGGGTTCAGGAGTTCAAAAAGCAACAGGATCGCTGGAAGGCCTCGTCCAATTCCACGGCTACAACTGAACTCAGAG TACATGTGTTTCCGGCCACAGAGGCCAAAGACAGCCTGTGGACCTTGTTTGAAG ACGTTCACCTTTGTGCTGTACTGATTTGCTCCGTGGGACTgctgtgcatgtgcatgttcaCAGTGACCGTAACCTGCCAGTGCATACAGAGGAAGCAGCGGTTAAAAG CTCAGGAGAAACTGTCACCAGTGTGGTCAGTGTGTCTCCTGCCTTGCCAAAGAAGGAGAGGCGATACAGTAAGAAAAGGAGCAGAGATTACAGAGATGAAATACCACCAGCGATACCAGCAAAAG TTCCTATTGGAGACAAAGCAAGGAAACCCAAACTTTTAA